From the Helicobacter pylori genome, one window contains:
- a CDS encoding SH3 domain-containing protein has product MKTEMKSSLKLFMWPSLVVLAFMLLYALVHAVLGFYVKKDSAPINQNVEKTETERQNSALSPKEEANATTTATEQNPTKDTAPPLETTAQEKETKQETKQEQEKENDSKQDSVSPVQNNQKTSITPTMGKKPLEYKVAVSGVNVRAFPSTKGKIIGSLLKNKSVKVLEIQNDWAEIEFSHETKGYVFLKLLKKAE; this is encoded by the coding sequence ATGAAAACTGAGATGAAATCTTCTTTAAAACTTTTTATGTGGCCATCATTAGTGGTTTTAGCGTTCATGTTGTTGTATGCTTTAGTGCATGCTGTGCTTGGTTTTTACGTGAAAAAAGACAGTGCTCCAATAAACCAAAATGTAGAAAAAACCGAGACAGAGCGTCAAAACAGCGCGCTTTCGCCTAAAGAAGAAGCCAACGCAACCACAACCGCTACAGAACAAAACCCCACCAAAGACACAGCACCACCTTTAGAAACGACTGCGCAAGAAAAAGAAACCAAACAAGAAACTAAACAAGAGCAAGAAAAAGAAAACGACTCTAAACAAGACAGCGTCTCACCCGTTCAAAACAACCAAAAAACCTCCATAACCCCCACAATGGGAAAAAAACCTTTAGAGTATAAAGTCGCAGTCAGTGGCGTGAATGTGCGTGCTTTTCCTAGCACAAAAGGTAAAATCATTGGCTCGCTTTTAAAAAATAAAAGCGTGAAGGTTTTAGAAATCCAAAACGATTGGGCTGAAATTGAATTTTCTCACGAAACAAAGGGCTATGTGTTTTTAAAACTTTTAAAAAAGGCTGAATGA